The Montipora capricornis isolate CH-2021 chromosome 1, ASM3666992v2, whole genome shotgun sequence genome contains a region encoding:
- the LOC138044186 gene encoding rho-related protein racA-like isoform X1 codes for MRHLKIKVVGDVSVGKTSFLTRWYYENFPDHDDSPLFPGRERMLPSVQDTFFTNMTMDRESFVLTFWDTLCGADFQKLRPLEYEDTDVFLVFFDIANPTSFQNVSTVWVPELEHYMPETPILVVGNKTDLRTSSNAPDGLISVSKGQELADRLSTRYCESSIVTGEGVHAVINTAVRLAIQNQSPSKRGFKVFPWQKKTCKIYRHGPDPPVLSPPDPMPQVKILPSTFTDDMTKMYRDGAGNSDIKLLFSLNSQPLVAHKIILSIGSAVLRDFFLNCGEETELSRLVSFTDSCSCSGNGRESQWNGKKSNCLLSPSLDCSPNLERKKKGISDIVPNLERKTRGKVKTCLHFNNSVSGKAFNHVLEFLYTGSPHIPSDADESLYTKVISLSHRLRIPRLGQICENITNGEAYLNPSQISSLFEERRKIIMENFVNKPYFSDVVFHVKTTVLYAHRAVLMVRSEVMSAMLGGSFSERDSHEVTIKGASVQGFLALLIFLYTDTLPTDMTVGHYKDLLVVADRFCLPQLISVCEAAITEKMNTEIKKKQLDSAKCNDVINLLLTGQAHNAHQLARWCLYVITTNYQEFEACDDFDLIKGDNRRHVLEHRWPPLAYLKELEEFKRKTGRA; via the exons ATGCGCCACTTGAAAATCAAGGTGGTTGGCGACGTTAGTGTGGGCAAAACGTCGTTTCTTACTCGATGGTACTACGAGAATTTCCCAGATCATGATGACAGTCCGCTGTTCCCAGGGCGAGAAAGAATGTTGCCTTCTGTTCAGGATACTTTCTTTACAAACATGACAATGGACCGAGAAAGCTTTGTATTGACATTCTGGGACACGCTTTGTGGGGCTGATTTTCAGAAATTACGACCCTTAGAGTACGAGGACACGGACGTATTTCTCGTATTTTTTGACATCGCCAACCCGACTTCCTTTCAAAACGTTTCGACTGTGTGGGTCCCAGAATTAGAACACTACATGCCTGAAACTCCAATCCTGGTAGTAGGAAACAAAACCGATTTACGGACATCCAG CAATGCTCCAGATGGCTTGATTAGTGTCTCAAAAGGACAGGAGTTGGCTGACAGACTTAGCACTCGTTACTGTGAAAGCAGCATTGTCACTGGTGAAGGAGTGCATGCTGTAATTAATACTGCAGTACGCTTAGCAATCCAGAACCAGTCTCCCTCAAAAAGGGGGTTTAAAGTTTTTCCGTGGCAGAAAAAAACCTGTAAGATATATCGGCATGGACCAGATCCTCCTGTGCTGTCACCACCag ATCCAATGCCACAAGTGAAGATTCTTCCATCCACTTTCACTGACGATATGACCAAAATGTACAGGGATGGAGCTGGAAATTCAGACATCAAGCTCTTATTTAGTTTAAACAGTCAACCACTTGTAGCTCATAAAATAATTCTTAGTATTGGCTCTGCAGTCCTCAGAGATTTCTTCTTAAACTGTGGAGAAGAAACAGAGCTTAGTCGATTAGTGAGCTTTACAGATTCATGTTCTTGCAGTGGAAATGGAAGAGAAAGCCAATGGAATGGAAAGAAGAGTAATTGCTTGCTTTCACCAAGCCTAGATTGCTctccaaatttggaaagaaagaaaaaaggtaTTTCTGATATTGTACCAAATCTGGAAAGAAAAACCAGAGGAAAAGTGAAAACTTGTTTACATTTCAACAACTCTGTGTCTGGAAAAGCTTTCAATCATGTCCTTGAGTTTTTGTACACTGGTTCACCACATATCCCATCTGATGCAGATGAGTCCTTGTACACCAAAGTCATTAGTCTCTCTCACAGGTTGCGCATTCCAAGGTTAGGTCAGATATGTGAAAACATTACAAACGGTGAAGCTTATCTCAACCCAAGCCAGATCAGCAGTCTGTTcgaagagagaagaaaaatcaTCATGGAGAACTTTGTAAACAAGCCATATTTTTCAGATGTTGTATTTCATGTTAAGACTACTGTGTTGTATGCACACAGAGCAGTACTAATGGTGAGGTCAGAGGTCATGTCTGCAATGTTAGGTGGAAGCTTTAGTGAGAGAGATAGCCATGAG GTAACCATCAAGGGAGCATCAGTGCAGGGTTTTCTGGCCTTGTTGATCTTTCTGTACACGGACACCCTCCCAACAGACATGACTGTTGGCCATTACAAAGACTTGCTGGTTGTGGCAGACAGGTTTTGTCTTCCACAGCTAATATCTGTATGTGAAGCTGCTATCACTGAGAAGATGAACACTgagataaaaaagaaacaacttgATTCTGCAAAATGCAATGATGTGATTAATTTGCTTCTCACAGGACAG GCTCACAATGCCCATCAGCTGGCACGGTGGTGTTTATATGTTATCACTACAAACTACCAAGAGTTTGAAGCTTGTGATGACTTTGACCTGATCAAGGGAGACAATCGCCGCCATGTTCTGGAGCACCGATGGCCTCCATTAGCTTACCTGAAAGAATTGGAGGAATTCAAGAGAAAGACTGGAAGGGCTTAA
- the LOC138044186 gene encoding rho-related protein racA-like isoform X2, which yields MICRRYLTGLSNAPDGLISVSKGQELADRLSTRYCESSIVTGEGVHAVINTAVRLAIQNQSPSKRGFKVFPWQKKTCKIYRHGPDPPVLSPPDPMPQVKILPSTFTDDMTKMYRDGAGNSDIKLLFSLNSQPLVAHKIILSIGSAVLRDFFLNCGEETELSRLVSFTDSCSCSGNGRESQWNGKKSNCLLSPSLDCSPNLERKKKGISDIVPNLERKTRGKVKTCLHFNNSVSGKAFNHVLEFLYTGSPHIPSDADESLYTKVISLSHRLRIPRLGQICENITNGEAYLNPSQISSLFEERRKIIMENFVNKPYFSDVVFHVKTTVLYAHRAVLMVRSEVMSAMLGGSFSERDSHEVTIKGASVQGFLALLIFLYTDTLPTDMTVGHYKDLLVVADRFCLPQLISVCEAAITEKMNTEIKKKQLDSAKCNDVINLLLTGQAHNAHQLARWCLYVITTNYQEFEACDDFDLIKGDNRRHVLEHRWPPLAYLKELEEFKRKTGRA from the exons ATGATATGCAGGAGATACTTGACAGGGTTAAG CAATGCTCCAGATGGCTTGATTAGTGTCTCAAAAGGACAGGAGTTGGCTGACAGACTTAGCACTCGTTACTGTGAAAGCAGCATTGTCACTGGTGAAGGAGTGCATGCTGTAATTAATACTGCAGTACGCTTAGCAATCCAGAACCAGTCTCCCTCAAAAAGGGGGTTTAAAGTTTTTCCGTGGCAGAAAAAAACCTGTAAGATATATCGGCATGGACCAGATCCTCCTGTGCTGTCACCACCag ATCCAATGCCACAAGTGAAGATTCTTCCATCCACTTTCACTGACGATATGACCAAAATGTACAGGGATGGAGCTGGAAATTCAGACATCAAGCTCTTATTTAGTTTAAACAGTCAACCACTTGTAGCTCATAAAATAATTCTTAGTATTGGCTCTGCAGTCCTCAGAGATTTCTTCTTAAACTGTGGAGAAGAAACAGAGCTTAGTCGATTAGTGAGCTTTACAGATTCATGTTCTTGCAGTGGAAATGGAAGAGAAAGCCAATGGAATGGAAAGAAGAGTAATTGCTTGCTTTCACCAAGCCTAGATTGCTctccaaatttggaaagaaagaaaaaaggtaTTTCTGATATTGTACCAAATCTGGAAAGAAAAACCAGAGGAAAAGTGAAAACTTGTTTACATTTCAACAACTCTGTGTCTGGAAAAGCTTTCAATCATGTCCTTGAGTTTTTGTACACTGGTTCACCACATATCCCATCTGATGCAGATGAGTCCTTGTACACCAAAGTCATTAGTCTCTCTCACAGGTTGCGCATTCCAAGGTTAGGTCAGATATGTGAAAACATTACAAACGGTGAAGCTTATCTCAACCCAAGCCAGATCAGCAGTCTGTTcgaagagagaagaaaaatcaTCATGGAGAACTTTGTAAACAAGCCATATTTTTCAGATGTTGTATTTCATGTTAAGACTACTGTGTTGTATGCACACAGAGCAGTACTAATGGTGAGGTCAGAGGTCATGTCTGCAATGTTAGGTGGAAGCTTTAGTGAGAGAGATAGCCATGAG GTAACCATCAAGGGAGCATCAGTGCAGGGTTTTCTGGCCTTGTTGATCTTTCTGTACACGGACACCCTCCCAACAGACATGACTGTTGGCCATTACAAAGACTTGCTGGTTGTGGCAGACAGGTTTTGTCTTCCACAGCTAATATCTGTATGTGAAGCTGCTATCACTGAGAAGATGAACACTgagataaaaaagaaacaacttgATTCTGCAAAATGCAATGATGTGATTAATTTGCTTCTCACAGGACAG GCTCACAATGCCCATCAGCTGGCACGGTGGTGTTTATATGTTATCACTACAAACTACCAAGAGTTTGAAGCTTGTGATGACTTTGACCTGATCAAGGGAGACAATCGCCGCCATGTTCTGGAGCACCGATGGCCTCCATTAGCTTACCTGAAAGAATTGGAGGAATTCAAGAGAAAGACTGGAAGGGCTTAA
- the LOC138044204 gene encoding myc box-dependent-interacting protein 1-like yields the protein MADKTEKSFLARTASITTKRAKRAQEKVMQKLGKANETKDLTFDEFVTNFNKQQSAAQRLHKELKNYYSCVKAMLVASDAFGEAVREVYEPEWPGRDKLVQYLEELHNQWNEVQEKLHDEVIIPLTAYQSQFPDIKARINKRGRKLVDYDRYRHNLETLKAKGKNTDPKKLTQAEEEYNEAKSVYTKLHAELYEELPALFDSRIGYYVSSFQSIFTAEGVFHREASRTKTQMNDLMDGLIQDMSTGNYTTKRPYPTLSENQVSDSDDMDSQTNSSHPESGDVAVCNDEAAPVDGTELQDDVNQTEKPTGAADGLNPFLQSDQDEQDSVDGETKALTESQEKAKSPPSGRPAPPQLKADKPPVPSLPVNTHDSQTEITETKGSPSSDETPPPSVALAENEKQEQNSNEIPGLLYKVRAAYRYIAEDDDELSFEKGEIINVVEFDDPEEQDEGWLMGILELSGIKGVFPANFTKKM from the exons atggcggataaaactgaaaaaagctTTCTTGCTCGAACGGCGAGCATTACCACGAAAAGGGCCAAACGTGCGCAGGAAAAG GTTATGCAAAAGCTTGGAAAGGCAAATGAGACCAAGGATCTGACTTTTGACGAGTTTGTAACCaactttaataaacaacag AGTGCAGCACAGAGGCTACACAAGGAACTCAAAAACTATTACTCTTGTGTTAAAG CAATGTTAGTTGCAAGTGATGCATTTGGAGAGGCTGTTAGAGAGGTTTATGAACCAGAGTGGCCAGGAAGGGATAAGTTAGTTCAGTATTTAGAG GAATTACACAACCAGTGGAATGAAGTACAAGAGAAACTTCATGATGAAGTAATAATCCCGCTAACAGCATACCAGAGTCAATTTCCTGATATAAAG GCAAGAATTAACAAACGTGGCAGAAAACTTGTGGACTATGACCGCTACAGACACAACTTGGAA ACACTGAAAgccaaaggaaaaaatactgATCCCAAGAAACTAACACAG GCGGAAGAAGAATATAATGAGGCAAAATCTGTTTATACTAAACTGCATGCAGAATTATATGAAGAACTACCTGCTTTATTTGACAG TCGTATTGGTTATTATGTATCATCGTTTCAAAGTATTTTTACTGCTGAAGGAGTATTTCACAGAGAGGCATCGAGG accAAGACGCAAATGAACGACCTAATGGATGGTTTGATTCAAGATATGTCAACTGGAAATTACACAACAAAAAGACCTTATCCTACTCTAAG tgaaaatCAAGTATCTGACAGTGATGATATGGATTCCCAAACAAATTCTTCTCATCCAGAAAGTGGTGATGTTGCAGTGTGTAATGATGAGGCTGCTCCAGTGGATGGCACTGAACTTCAAG ATGATGTAAATCAAACAGAGAAACCAACTGGTGCAGCAGATG GGTTAAACCCATTTTTACAGTCTGATCAAGATGAGCAAGATTCTGTGGATGGGGAGACTAAGGCATTAACAGAGAGCCAAGAAAAGGCTAAATCTCCACCATCTGGTCGACCCGCACCCCCTCAGTTAAAGGCAGACAAACCCCCAGTGCCATCATTACCTGTCAATACACATGACTCCCAAACTGAAATCACAGAg ACGAAAGGTTCACCATCAAGTGATGAAACTCCTCCCCCATCTGTAGCACTTGCAGAGAACGAAAAGCAAGAGCAGAATTCAAATGAGATTCCTGGACTTTTGTATAAG GTGCGAGCAGCCTACAGGTATATTGCCGAAGATGATGACGAGTTATCATTTGAGAAGGGAGAAATCATCAACGTGGTGGAATTTGATGATCCAGAAGAACAG GATGAAGGCTGGCTAATGGGAATCCTAGAGCTGAGTGGCATCAAAGGAGTGTTCCCagcaaattttacaaaaaaaatgtag